The Cohaesibacter intestini genome includes a window with the following:
- a CDS encoding alpha/beta fold hydrolase → MSNAKLNHTIMGPDQEGYEGAVVVFLHGFAGDLNGWANLQIGLSSSVRSIAFDLPGHGKSLDYPDPCNAVVAAKAVMADMKALGLSRVHLVGHSMGGAVAALIALREPSLVASLTLIAPGGFGYEINQSLLRNYAKAADVDTIHMLLEQFFGWEFEVPRALAEHEARHRTCAGALEALQATAEAIIDGKVQKVLPLEELGKLSMPIKVIWGTQDRVLPTRHSHKLPPMIAVHVFDRVGHMPHLEVGRGVLALIRQNITAGRTA, encoded by the coding sequence ATGTCCAATGCCAAGCTCAATCATACCATCATGGGACCGGATCAGGAGGGTTATGAGGGGGCTGTGGTGGTGTTCCTGCATGGCTTTGCCGGAGATCTGAATGGGTGGGCCAACTTGCAGATCGGGTTGTCATCCTCTGTCCGCAGCATCGCGTTTGATCTGCCCGGTCACGGCAAATCTCTTGATTATCCTGATCCGTGCAATGCCGTTGTGGCTGCCAAGGCCGTAATGGCCGATATGAAGGCGTTGGGGCTGTCCAGAGTGCATCTTGTGGGTCACTCAATGGGGGGCGCTGTTGCGGCGCTGATCGCGCTCCGAGAGCCTTCTTTGGTGGCGTCCCTGACATTGATTGCGCCGGGGGGCTTTGGCTATGAGATCAACCAATCCCTGTTGCGCAATTATGCCAAGGCAGCCGATGTCGATACCATCCATATGCTGCTTGAGCAGTTTTTCGGCTGGGAGTTTGAGGTGCCTCGGGCCCTGGCCGAACATGAGGCCAGACATCGGACCTGTGCAGGGGCGCTCGAGGCCTTGCAGGCGACCGCAGAGGCGATCATCGATGGCAAGGTGCAGAAGGTGCTGCCGCTTGAGGAACTGGGCAAGCTGTCCATGCCAATCAAGGTGATTTGGGGGACGCAGGATCGTGTTTTGCCAACCCGTCACAGTCATAAGCTGCCGCCGATGATTGCTGTGCATGTTTTTGATCGGGTCGGTCACATGCCGCATCTGGAAGTGGGGCGTGGCGTGTTGGCATTGATCCGGCAAAATATTA